The Rhizobium etli 8C-3 genome has a segment encoding these proteins:
- a CDS encoding FAD-binding oxidoreductase: MPDYEKIKEQLAGIAIEDNPALVRQKSRDFYWYSPILKAQLDNVTADLVVTPKNEAEVIQVLKVAFAHGVPVTPRGAGTGNYGQAMPLSGGIVLNLAAMDKIKEIHPGRVICEPGIVIAQLDKQTKAHSGQELRFHPSTAQTATIGGFIAGGSGGVGSITWGGLRDLGNILRLRVVTMEAEPRVLDLTGWDLQKVSHAYGTNGIITEIEMPLAPAYDWVDVLVGYDDFMTAVRFSDKLARCNGILVKEIAPIAAPIPHDYFTRHRPYIRKDQSLVVLMIAPHSMDAFLAFAASQNGEIIFRSDKVESMRGLPHAYELAWNHTTLRALRIDPNFTYLQVQYPGPDHVEKVRKMVEIFGDEVPGHLEFIRFDGQIQCSGLPLVRYTSEERLEEIIQIHQDHGCPIFNPHRYTLEEGGMKRTDKIQLAFKHETDPKGLLNPGKMIAWENPNFDFSAGKNYLFPGLASIMEPS; encoded by the coding sequence TGCGTCAAAAGAGCCGCGATTTCTACTGGTACTCGCCGATCCTGAAGGCCCAGCTCGACAACGTGACCGCTGATCTCGTCGTTACGCCGAAAAACGAAGCCGAAGTAATCCAGGTGCTGAAGGTCGCCTTTGCACACGGCGTACCCGTAACGCCGCGCGGCGCCGGCACCGGCAATTACGGCCAGGCAATGCCGCTTTCCGGCGGCATCGTGCTCAATCTTGCGGCCATGGACAAGATCAAGGAAATCCATCCTGGGCGCGTCATCTGCGAGCCGGGCATCGTCATCGCGCAACTGGACAAGCAGACGAAGGCCCATTCCGGCCAGGAACTGCGCTTCCACCCGTCGACGGCCCAGACCGCAACGATCGGCGGCTTCATTGCTGGCGGCTCCGGCGGCGTCGGCTCGATCACCTGGGGTGGACTGCGCGACCTCGGTAATATCCTGCGGCTGCGCGTCGTTACCATGGAAGCAGAACCGCGGGTACTCGACCTGACGGGCTGGGACCTGCAGAAGGTGAGCCACGCCTATGGTACGAACGGCATCATCACCGAGATCGAAATGCCCCTCGCGCCGGCCTACGACTGGGTGGACGTGCTGGTCGGTTACGACGATTTCATGACGGCCGTCCGCTTCTCCGATAAGCTCGCGCGGTGCAACGGCATCCTGGTCAAGGAAATCGCGCCCATTGCCGCCCCGATCCCGCATGACTATTTCACCCGCCACAGGCCCTACATCCGCAAGGATCAGTCACTCGTCGTCTTGATGATTGCCCCGCATTCCATGGATGCGTTCCTTGCCTTTGCGGCATCGCAGAACGGCGAGATCATTTTCCGTTCCGACAAGGTGGAGAGCATGCGGGGTCTTCCGCATGCCTACGAGCTTGCCTGGAATCACACGACGCTCCGTGCGCTGAGGATCGACCCGAACTTCACCTATCTTCAGGTCCAGTATCCGGGACCGGACCATGTCGAGAAGGTCCGCAAGATGGTCGAAATCTTCGGCGATGAAGTGCCGGGGCATCTCGAATTCATCAGGTTCGACGGCCAGATCCAGTGCTCCGGCCTGCCGCTGGTGCGCTACACGAGCGAAGAGCGGCTCGAGGAAATCATTCAGATCCATCAGGATCATGGATGCCCGATCTTCAATCCGCACCGCTATACGCTGGAGGAGGGCGGCATGAAGCGGACTGACAAGATCCAGCTTGCTTTCAAGCATGAAACGGACCCAAAGGGCCTGCTCAATCCCGGCAAGATGATTGCCTGGGAGAACCCCAATTTCGACTTCTCGGCAGGCAAGAACTATCTGTTCCCGGGTCTTGCCAGCATCATGGAGCCTTCATGA
- a CDS encoding NAD(P)H-dependent oxidoreductase, with protein MRVLVLHSHPVKSSYGAALYRQTLESLATAGHSVDGCDLYAESFDPVLSCGDRLVYHEYPENIALVKTYVDRLKQAEGLVIVTPVWNFGFPAILKGYFDRVWLPGVSFELVDGQVQSRLRHIQKLAAVLTYGATPFRAFVAGNPPKKIVKRVLRAQINPLKPVTFLAHYDMNNCTAETRAAFLGKVKTAMERF; from the coding sequence ATGAGGGTTCTCGTCCTTCATTCCCATCCGGTTAAATCAAGTTACGGTGCAGCGCTTTACCGACAGACGCTCGAAAGTCTCGCAACGGCCGGACACAGCGTCGATGGCTGCGATCTTTATGCGGAAAGCTTCGATCCGGTGCTCTCCTGTGGCGATCGCCTCGTCTATCACGAATATCCGGAGAATATCGCGCTGGTGAAAACCTATGTCGATCGCCTCAAGCAGGCGGAAGGGCTCGTCATCGTCACACCCGTTTGGAATTTCGGTTTCCCGGCGATCCTCAAGGGATATTTCGACCGCGTGTGGCTGCCGGGTGTATCTTTCGAGCTGGTTGACGGACAGGTGCAATCGCGGCTGCGGCACATCCAAAAACTGGCAGCCGTCCTGACTTACGGCGCCACGCCTTTTCGCGCCTTCGTCGCCGGCAATCCGCCGAAGAAGATCGTCAAGCGGGTGCTACGCGCCCAGATAAACCCGCTGAAGCCTGTGACTTTCCTCGCCCACTACGACATGAACAACTGCACGGCGGAAACGCGCGCTGCATTCCTTGGCAAGGTGAAGACGGCAATGGAGCGATTCTAG